A single Carnobacterium alterfunditum DSM 5972 DNA region contains:
- a CDS encoding DUF2975 domain-containing protein: protein MKLETTLFLKLAVILIGLPVLALSLFGVTWLINNPASPEYDQLLYPVLIGIYVSIFPFFVALYQTFRLLNYIDKKQAFSEWSVKSLNNIKLCAMIISGIYVVVLPFIFGLAELDDAPGLILVGMIPIFASLIIAVFAAVLQRLLQEAIDLKKENDLIV, encoded by the coding sequence ATGAAACTCGAAACAACACTATTTTTAAAGTTGGCTGTTATTTTGATTGGGCTTCCGGTACTTGCATTAAGCCTATTTGGGGTGACCTGGTTGATCAATAATCCAGCAAGTCCAGAATATGATCAACTATTGTATCCCGTTTTGATTGGTATATATGTATCCATTTTCCCGTTTTTCGTGGCTTTATATCAAACGTTTAGACTGCTGAACTATATTGATAAGAAACAAGCATTTTCTGAATGGTCTGTTAAATCTTTAAACAATATCAAGCTTTGTGCAATGATCATCAGTGGGATATATGTAGTAGTTCTGCCATTTATCTTTGGTCTAGCAGAGTTGGATGATGCTCCAGGACTTATTCTTGTCGGAATGATCCCTATTTTTGCTTCATTAATCATTGCCGTTTTTGCAGCGGTTCTTCAACGGCTTTTACAAGAAGCCATTGATTTGAAAAAAGAAAATGATTTAATAGTCT
- a CDS encoding NADPH-dependent FMN reductase — MANKSVFIRMSEALFGKNEQTKKIEEKGNKIMKIGIISGSVREGRNSAAVTEWIHEFAVKRNDEGVEYEMVALADYDLPLLGAKLPENRQATASAAIQAWSEKMASFDGYVFITPEYNHAVGGALKNALDFLKAEVANKTASLVGYGSLGGARAHENMRVILGELSVASVRTTTNFSLITDFENMSIFKPNDYNKVNAQGMFDDLLLWTKALNTIR, encoded by the coding sequence TTGGCTAACAAATCGGTATTCATTCGAATGAGCGAAGCTTTATTCGGGAAGAATGAACAAACTAAAAAAATAGAAGAAAAGGGGAATAAAATTATGAAAATTGGTATTATCTCAGGAAGCGTACGTGAAGGAAGAAACTCAGCAGCGGTAACAGAATGGATCCATGAATTTGCAGTGAAAAGAAATGATGAAGGTGTCGAATATGAAATGGTCGCTTTGGCAGATTACGATTTACCATTACTAGGAGCTAAGCTTCCTGAAAATCGTCAAGCAACAGCAAGTGCAGCAATTCAAGCATGGTCTGAAAAAATGGCTTCATTTGATGGATATGTATTTATCACTCCAGAATATAATCACGCAGTAGGTGGAGCATTGAAAAACGCTTTAGACTTCTTAAAAGCAGAAGTTGCAAATAAAACAGCTTCTTTAGTTGGATATGGCAGTCTAGGTGGTGCACGTGCTCACGAAAATATGCGTGTGATCTTGGGAGAATTGAGTGTTGCTTCGGTACGCACTACAACAAATTTCTCTCTAATAACTGATTTTGAAAATATGAGTATTTTCAAACCAAATGACTACAATAAAGTAAATGCACAAGGCATGTTTGATGACTTATTGTTATGGACGAAAGCTCTTAATACAATTAGATAA
- a CDS encoding VOC family protein, with translation MKKTAGIHHITAIVGHPQENIDFYAGILFELATDEPGFIDDEESIDILGETLALPPTFRNDRERIESLVRPIDTVRSTKVFEKDYLD, from the coding sequence ATGAAAAAAACAGCAGGTATCCACCATATAACAGCTATCGTGGGACACCCTCAAGAAAACATTGATTTTTATGCCGGAATTTTATTTGAATTAGCTACCGATGAACCTGGTTTTATAGATGATGAAGAGTCTATTGATATTTTAGGCGAAACACTTGCTTTACCACCAACATTTAGAAATGACCGTGAACGGATCGAGTCATTGGTACGCCCAATCGATACTGTGCGCAGTACTAAAGTATTTGAAAAAGACTATTTAGATTGA
- a CDS encoding alpha/beta hydrolase: MKHLFIKGTDQSKPTLLLLHGTGGTERDLLPLAAEIDSDANVLSVRGNVLENGMSRFFRRLDEGIFDEEDLIFRTKELNAFLDEAAAKYDFDRTNILALGYSNGANIAASLLFHYADALSGAILHHPMVPIRDLSLPDLTNTPIFISAGTNDPICPAKESEELYALLENAHAKVDIHWESNQHQLTFSEVAAAAKWYQATY; encoded by the coding sequence ATGAAACATTTATTTATTAAAGGAACAGACCAATCAAAACCTACTTTGCTTTTACTACATGGAACAGGAGGCACTGAACGTGATTTGCTTCCGCTTGCTGCAGAAATAGATTCGGATGCAAATGTTTTAAGTGTTCGAGGTAATGTACTGGAAAACGGTATGTCACGCTTTTTCCGCCGACTAGATGAAGGGATTTTTGATGAAGAAGATTTGATTTTCCGCACGAAAGAGTTGAATGCCTTTCTTGATGAGGCTGCTGCTAAATATGATTTCGACCGTACGAATATTTTGGCTTTAGGGTATTCAAATGGTGCAAATATTGCAGCTAGTTTACTATTTCATTATGCTGATGCTTTATCTGGTGCTATTTTACACCATCCAATGGTCCCTATAAGAGACCTTTCTTTGCCCGATTTAACAAACACGCCTATCTTTATTAGCGCTGGAACAAACGATCCGATCTGCCCAGCAAAAGAATCAGAAGAATTATATGCTTTGTTAGAAAATGCCCATGCTAAAGTTGATATCCATTGGGAAAGCAACCAACATCAATTAACTTTTAGTGAAGTTGCTGCTGCCGCTAAATGGTATCAAGCAACTTACTAA
- a CDS encoding cupin domain-containing protein, which produces MVMDHKDYGKKPYMFNIEDATAQNNNFRTTIWTGKKLQLTVMSIEPNDEAGLEVHERSDQFIRVEEGQGVCKMGSTKDNLDFERAITKDDAILVPVNTWHNIINTGGKPLKLYTIYSGPEHEEGAVHHSREEAPR; this is translated from the coding sequence ATAGTAATGGATCATAAAGATTATGGTAAAAAGCCTTATATGTTTAATATTGAAGATGCAACTGCTCAGAATAACAACTTCCGTACGACAATTTGGACAGGTAAAAAACTGCAATTGACGGTCATGTCTATAGAACCAAATGATGAAGCTGGGTTGGAAGTTCATGAAAGAAGTGACCAATTTATACGCGTTGAAGAGGGTCAGGGTGTATGTAAAATGGGGTCTACTAAAGATAATCTAGATTTTGAAAGAGCCATCACTAAGGACGATGCTATACTCGTACCAGTAAATACGTGGCACAATATCATTAACACAGGCGGTAAGCCATTGAAATTATATACGATATATTCAGGACCAGAACATGAAGAAGGAGCAGTACATCACTCTCGTGAAGAGGCTCCCAGATAG
- a CDS encoding NupC/NupG family nucleoside CNT transporter — translation MNKLITILGIIVMLGVVYLLSDNKKAINKRTVFTALGAQLVLALFLIKVPLGSWIIEQSARAVTKLFSFANEGLTFVFGDLFGQGYFFIDVLGVIIFLSALTGILSYLGVVGWIVKIIGGAVGKILGTEKAESFVAVANMFLGQTEAPFLVAKYLPNMTKSELMTVMVSGMGSVSASILVGYSLLGIPMKWLLITTALVPFGSLLVAKILTPETEISKVSDVTLNRKGANTSVFSAMSEGINNGLQMVLGIGASLIAVISIVALLNSILGLVGTSFTEALGYIFLPIGWLMGLNGSEAMIAGQILGTKMSINEFVAYADLAPMMAELSERAVAMLSIAVGSFGAFASIAICVTGLSVFAPTRKNDLSKLALRGMLGGFIVPILSAMFVGLFL, via the coding sequence ATGAATAAATTGATCACGATTTTAGGAATTATAGTTATGTTGGGGGTCGTCTATCTCTTATCGGATAATAAAAAAGCTATCAATAAAAGAACCGTATTTACTGCTTTAGGAGCGCAATTAGTTTTAGCACTATTTTTAATTAAGGTTCCTTTAGGTAGTTGGATCATCGAACAGTCAGCAAGAGCGGTAACTAAGTTGTTTAGTTTCGCTAATGAAGGACTAACCTTTGTTTTTGGTGATCTATTTGGACAAGGGTATTTCTTTATTGATGTGCTGGGTGTCATTATTTTCTTATCTGCTTTAACAGGTATCCTAAGCTATTTAGGTGTAGTCGGCTGGATAGTAAAAATAATAGGAGGAGCGGTAGGTAAAATATTAGGTACTGAGAAAGCTGAGTCGTTTGTAGCTGTGGCTAATATGTTCTTAGGCCAGACAGAAGCACCTTTCCTAGTTGCGAAATATTTACCAAATATGACAAAGTCAGAGTTGATGACAGTTATGGTTTCAGGGATGGGCTCAGTGTCAGCCTCTATTTTAGTTGGGTATAGCCTGCTGGGTATTCCTATGAAATGGCTGCTGATCACAACAGCTTTGGTTCCCTTTGGTTCACTATTAGTTGCCAAAATTTTGACACCTGAAACAGAAATCAGTAAAGTATCAGATGTGACATTAAACCGTAAAGGTGCTAATACATCCGTTTTTTCTGCTATGTCTGAAGGAATCAATAATGGGTTGCAAATGGTTTTAGGTATCGGAGCTAGTTTGATTGCCGTCATCTCGATCGTGGCATTACTAAATAGTATTTTAGGTCTAGTAGGTACGAGTTTTACAGAGGCGCTAGGTTATATCTTTCTGCCAATCGGTTGGCTGATGGGGTTAAACGGCTCTGAAGCAATGATTGCTGGACAAATTTTAGGTACAAAAATGTCTATTAATGAATTTGTAGCTTATGCAGATCTAGCACCTATGATGGCTGAACTATCTGAAAGAGCTGTCGCTATGTTATCTATTGCTGTGGGAAGTTTTGGAGCATTTGCCAGTATCGCTATTTGTGTAACAGGTTTATCCGTATTTGCGCCAACTAGAAAAAATGATTTATCTAAACTTGCGCTAAGAGGAATGTTAGGCGGGTTTATTGTTCCTATCTTGTCTGCCATGTTTGTTGGATTGTTTTTATAA
- a CDS encoding deoxynucleoside kinase, with protein MAILVIGGMIGAGKTSVAELLGGSLGSEVFYENVDDNEILPLFYTASEEEQRVKRYPFLLQLEFLNSRFKSIKEALHNKNNVLDRSIYEDWYFAKVNMNLGRISETEFSIYQKLLDNMMEELQELPKKSPDLMVYLKGSFETIIYRIGLRGRDFEQDQGLLDYYRALWEGYDDWVTKHYDASDVLIINIDEIDVVNNPEDAYTVVTMVNDKLAEMEISNK; from the coding sequence ATGGCGATTTTAGTAATTGGTGGAATGATCGGAGCAGGAAAAACAAGTGTAGCAGAACTTTTGGGAGGTTCTTTGGGTAGTGAGGTGTTTTATGAAAATGTAGACGATAATGAAATCTTGCCTTTATTTTACACAGCAAGCGAAGAGGAACAAAGAGTAAAACGGTACCCTTTTTTATTACAATTGGAGTTTTTGAATAGTCGTTTTAAAAGCATTAAAGAGGCGTTACATAACAAAAATAATGTTTTAGATCGTTCAATTTATGAGGATTGGTATTTTGCTAAAGTAAACATGAATCTAGGACGTATTTCAGAAACGGAATTTAGTATATACCAAAAGTTACTTGATAATATGATGGAAGAATTGCAAGAATTACCTAAAAAATCACCAGACTTAATGGTGTATTTAAAGGGATCATTTGAAACGATTATTTATCGTATTGGTTTGCGTGGCAGAGATTTTGAGCAAGATCAAGGTTTACTAGATTATTACAGAGCACTTTGGGAAGGGTATGATGATTGGGTCACTAAACATTATGATGCATCGGATGTGTTGATCATCAATATAGATGAGATCGATGTAGTGAATAACCCAGAAGATGCCTACACGGTTGTAACAATGGTTAACGATAAATTAGCAGAGATGGAGATAAGCAATAAATGA
- a CDS encoding squalene/phytoene synthase family protein, with product MKKEKYSKDAMRVLKETSRTFYIPITFLKADLKYSVSSAYLVLRAIDEIEDHENISNETKYDLLMQLSELFKRPFTQEEYLEIIAPVKEQLPEVSIRLYEWIQACPEGSCSLMMETASEMAFGMAKWANKNWQIHTKENLDDYTYYVAGCVGVYLSKLWKWSYDQELNEELAIGFGRGLQAVNILRNQKEDSEERGVSFTPDGWTREQLFAYADENLAEANAYIETLDERSTVLFCRLPLAFAHKSLAAMKKGQKKMSRAEVEQTVAEVQLEVDAK from the coding sequence ATGAAAAAAGAGAAATATTCTAAAGATGCAATGCGCGTTTTAAAAGAGACTAGTCGAACATTTTATATACCCATTACTTTTTTGAAGGCTGACTTAAAGTATTCAGTTTCGTCTGCTTATTTGGTTTTGCGAGCAATAGATGAAATTGAAGACCATGAAAACATCTCAAATGAGACCAAATATGATCTTTTAATGCAGCTTAGTGAACTTTTTAAACGGCCGTTCACCCAAGAGGAGTATTTAGAAATTATCGCTCCTGTAAAAGAGCAATTGCCTGAAGTTTCTATCCGCTTATATGAGTGGATCCAAGCTTGTCCAGAGGGTTCTTGCTCATTGATGATGGAAACAGCTAGTGAAATGGCATTTGGAATGGCAAAATGGGCAAATAAAAATTGGCAAATACACACAAAAGAAAATTTAGACGACTACACTTATTATGTTGCAGGATGTGTAGGAGTGTATCTTTCTAAACTATGGAAATGGTCTTATGATCAAGAATTAAATGAAGAACTTGCGATAGGGTTTGGTCGAGGACTTCAAGCTGTTAATATTTTGCGTAACCAAAAGGAAGATAGTGAAGAACGCGGAGTCAGCTTTACTCCAGATGGATGGACAAGAGAGCAACTTTTTGCATACGCAGATGAAAATTTGGCCGAAGCGAATGCTTATATCGAAACGCTTGATGAAAGAAGTACGGTTCTATTTTGCCGGTTGCCGCTAGCTTTTGCACACAAAAGTTTAGCAGCAATGAAAAAGGGTCAGAAAAAAATGTCCCGAGCGGAAGTAGAACAAACCGTCGCAGAAGTGCAATTGGAAGTAGATGCGAAATGA
- the ppdK gene encoding pyruvate, phosphate dikinase — MTEKYVYDFNEGKKEMKELLGGKGANLAEMTNLLLPVPPGFTLTTESCNRFFNENKKIWSSLEEEINIHLKALEQATGKKFSDLENPLLVSVRSGAAQSMPGMMDTILNLGLNDHSVIGLAKNTADERFAYDSYRRFIQMFSDVVMEIPKTRFESILENKKAEKGVELDKELSGDDLKSVVEAYKKVYLEEVKEDFPQDPMVQLELAIKAVFTSWNNPRAIFYRNMHEISTLIGTAVNIQAMVFGNKGETSGTGVTFTRNPVNGNNKLFGEFLLNAQGEDVVAGIRTPNDIAVLNDLMPEIYNLLETAANTLEDHYKDMQDIEFTIEKDKLFLLQTRSGKRTAQAAINIAVDLYNEGKITKEEALLRIKPQQLEQLLHPNFDEKAVDQATILAKGLAASPGAASGIICFTPESVEIAFEKGIKSILVRQETSPEDISGMVKAEGILTARGGMTSHAAVVARGMGKCCVAGCSELKVNEVEKRVKYNGGILYEGDLISLDGASGMVYLGEIEKSKATLGGKYDQLMEWVDEVKAMAVRTNADTPEDAKQALEFGAEGIGLVRTEHMFFKEDRISSVRRMILADSVEERMRALNEILPIQKNDFYQIYQVMGELPVTIRLLDPPLHEFMPVKEEDISRLAATMSFSLAALKERIEDLHEVNPMLGHRGVRLGITYPEISRMQARAIMEAALEFKADRNCEIQPEIMIPLVSDVKELTYIKAEIEDEIKKVFTEKGETLSYHVGTMIEVPRAALTADKIAEEADFFSFGTNDLTQMGFGFSRDDSGKFISEYMDKGILENGPFDTIDQEGIGQLVEIAIEKGRRIKPNLKVGICGEHGGDPASIEFFQKLGFSYISCSPYRVPIARLAAAQAAIKYHVVKEPISDKLVTNFS; from the coding sequence ATGACTGAAAAATACGTTTATGATTTTAATGAAGGTAAAAAAGAAATGAAGGAATTACTTGGTGGTAAAGGAGCTAACTTAGCTGAAATGACAAATCTTCTGCTTCCTGTTCCGCCGGGATTCACTTTAACTACCGAATCTTGTAACCGCTTTTTTAATGAAAATAAAAAGATTTGGTCTAGTTTAGAAGAAGAAATAAACATCCATTTAAAAGCACTTGAACAAGCTACAGGGAAAAAATTCTCAGATCTAGAAAATCCGCTACTTGTATCGGTTCGATCTGGGGCAGCTCAATCGATGCCAGGTATGATGGATACTATTTTAAATCTGGGTTTAAATGACCATTCAGTTATTGGATTGGCCAAGAATACAGCTGATGAACGTTTTGCATATGATAGTTACCGTCGTTTCATCCAGATGTTTTCGGATGTGGTCATGGAAATTCCCAAAACACGCTTTGAGTCGATATTGGAAAATAAAAAAGCCGAAAAAGGCGTTGAGCTAGATAAAGAACTTAGTGGAGATGACTTAAAGTCAGTAGTAGAAGCGTATAAAAAAGTTTATTTAGAAGAGGTAAAAGAAGACTTTCCACAAGATCCTATGGTGCAATTAGAACTGGCTATCAAAGCAGTATTTACATCATGGAACAATCCAAGAGCGATATTTTATAGGAATATGCATGAGATATCTACCTTAATAGGTACTGCTGTTAATATTCAAGCAATGGTCTTTGGAAATAAGGGAGAAACTTCTGGGACAGGCGTGACGTTTACTAGAAATCCTGTGAATGGGAACAACAAACTCTTCGGCGAATTTTTATTGAATGCTCAAGGAGAAGATGTCGTTGCTGGTATACGTACACCAAATGATATTGCAGTATTAAATGATCTGATGCCTGAAATTTATAATTTGCTAGAAACAGCAGCAAATACTCTTGAAGATCATTATAAGGATATGCAAGATATCGAGTTCACCATTGAAAAGGACAAACTATTTTTATTGCAGACGCGAAGTGGAAAAAGAACGGCACAGGCTGCTATCAATATTGCGGTTGATTTGTACAATGAAGGGAAAATCACCAAAGAAGAAGCGCTATTAAGAATCAAACCGCAACAATTAGAACAATTGCTGCACCCTAATTTTGATGAAAAAGCCGTTGATCAAGCAACTATTTTGGCAAAAGGGCTTGCTGCTTCGCCTGGTGCGGCTTCAGGTATCATTTGCTTCACTCCGGAATCAGTAGAAATAGCCTTTGAAAAAGGAATAAAATCGATTTTAGTGAGACAAGAAACGTCGCCTGAAGATATATCTGGAATGGTAAAAGCAGAAGGTATCTTGACCGCTAGAGGGGGAATGACGTCACATGCTGCAGTGGTTGCTCGCGGAATGGGAAAATGTTGTGTTGCAGGATGCTCAGAGCTAAAGGTTAATGAAGTAGAAAAAAGAGTGAAATACAATGGCGGTATATTGTATGAAGGAGATTTGATTTCACTGGACGGGGCAAGTGGAATGGTTTACCTAGGCGAAATTGAAAAGAGTAAAGCAACTTTAGGCGGAAAATATGATCAATTAATGGAATGGGTCGATGAAGTAAAAGCAATGGCAGTTCGGACCAATGCAGATACACCAGAAGATGCGAAGCAAGCCTTAGAATTTGGTGCAGAAGGAATTGGGTTAGTTAGAACTGAGCATATGTTTTTCAAAGAAGATCGCATTTCTTCAGTCAGAAGAATGATTTTAGCTGACTCGGTTGAGGAGCGAATGAGAGCGTTAAATGAAATATTGCCTATACAAAAAAACGACTTCTATCAAATCTATCAAGTCATGGGTGAACTGCCTGTAACGATTCGCTTACTGGACCCGCCTTTACATGAATTCATGCCTGTAAAAGAAGAGGATATAAGCCGATTAGCTGCGACGATGTCCTTTAGTTTAGCAGCGTTGAAAGAGCGTATCGAAGATCTTCATGAAGTGAACCCTATGTTGGGACATCGCGGTGTCCGGTTAGGGATAACGTATCCTGAAATCAGCAGGATGCAAGCTAGAGCGATCATGGAAGCAGCTTTAGAATTTAAGGCTGATAGAAATTGTGAGATCCAGCCAGAGATCATGATTCCTTTGGTCAGTGATGTAAAGGAATTGACTTATATCAAAGCCGAAATTGAAGATGAAATCAAAAAAGTCTTTACTGAAAAGGGAGAAACATTAAGTTATCATGTTGGAACAATGATTGAAGTCCCTAGAGCTGCTTTGACTGCTGACAAAATTGCTGAGGAAGCAGACTTTTTCAGTTTTGGAACAAATGATTTAACTCAAATGGGATTTGGCTTTTCAAGAGATGACTCAGGAAAATTCATTTCTGAATATATGGATAAAGGTATTCTTGAAAATGGGCCTTTTGATACTATTGATCAAGAAGGTATCGGTCAGTTAGTAGAAATAGCTATTGAAAAAGGTCGCCGAATCAAACCGAATTTAAAGGTCGGAATTTGCGGCGAACATGGCGGAGATCCGGCATCAATTGAATTTTTCCAAAAATTGGGATTTAGCTATATTTCTTGCTCACCATATCGTGTACCGATTGCACGTTTAGCCGCTGCTCAAGCAGCTATAAAATACCACGTAGTAAAAGAACCAATTTCTGATAAGTTAGTCACTAATTTCAGTTAG
- a CDS encoding pyruvate, water dikinase regulatory protein: MKPLTIYLISDSIGETGEQVIHSILSQYSIEVGEIKKFTHVLTKQMLEAILVNISEDENAVVFYTLVQKELKQYLTAFSENNKLLLVDILGDGMSAIQKITSLEPMGEPGIIRKMDKKYFSRIEAIEFSVRYDDGKDPRGILKADLVLLGVSRTSKTPLSIYLANKNIRVLNIPLFPESDPPKEIYQISSTKIIGLTNSPEKLNSIRRERLKTLGLPQNASYADTNRILEELDHADKIMKKIGCLVIDVSNNAIEETANLIIEYMKKIDKKVFNVD, from the coding sequence ATGAAACCTTTAACAATTTATCTTATTTCTGACTCGATAGGGGAAACGGGTGAACAAGTGATCCATTCTATCTTATCCCAATATTCAATCGAAGTAGGGGAAATCAAAAAGTTTACGCATGTATTAACTAAACAAATGTTAGAAGCCATACTTGTCAATATTAGTGAAGATGAAAATGCTGTTGTTTTTTATACATTAGTCCAAAAAGAGCTGAAACAATATTTAACAGCATTTTCTGAGAATAATAAGCTTCTTCTCGTTGATATATTAGGCGATGGCATGTCAGCCATCCAAAAAATCACGTCCTTAGAGCCAATGGGAGAACCAGGAATTATCCGTAAGATGGATAAAAAGTACTTCAGCAGAATTGAAGCAATCGAATTTTCCGTCCGATATGACGACGGGAAAGATCCAAGAGGAATATTAAAAGCAGACTTAGTTCTTCTCGGGGTATCCAGAACATCAAAGACCCCCTTGTCTATTTATCTAGCAAACAAAAATATTCGTGTTTTAAATATCCCGCTTTTCCCAGAATCAGATCCGCCGAAAGAGATTTACCAGATTTCATCGACTAAAATCATTGGTTTAACCAATTCACCAGAAAAATTAAACAGTATCAGGAGAGAACGGTTGAAAACCTTAGGGCTGCCGCAAAATGCCAGTTATGCAGATACGAATCGTATCTTAGAAGAATTGGACCATGCGGATAAAATCATGAAAAAAATTGGGTGTTTAGTCATAGATGTTTCGAATAATGCCATCGAAGAAACAGCAAATTTAATTATTGAATATATGAAAAAAATTGATAAAAAGGTATTTAATGTTGATTGA
- a CDS encoding CBS domain-containing protein, whose amino-acid sequence MELNERQTKIIEIVKNNEPITGEKIASTLGFSRATLRPDLSLLTLSELLIAKPKVGYFYNAHRVDPFIIKAIKEKKVEDVMSVPVIVSSNTSIQDTIIKMFLEDVGSVYVTENHSLIGLVSRKDLLKAVMGKMNIEEMPVSMAMTRVPNVVYVLSNDSVEYATKKLLAHEVDSLPVIDNSDGKGSEGLKVTGKFSKTLISRLFLNVIENEI is encoded by the coding sequence ATGGAATTAAATGAAAGACAAACAAAGATCATCGAAATTGTAAAAAATAACGAACCCATTACAGGCGAAAAGATAGCTTCGACATTAGGTTTCTCCCGTGCAACATTAAGGCCTGATTTATCCTTGTTAACATTGAGTGAATTGTTGATCGCAAAACCTAAAGTAGGTTACTTCTATAATGCACATAGAGTAGACCCTTTTATCATAAAAGCTATTAAAGAAAAAAAAGTAGAAGACGTTATGAGTGTTCCCGTAATTGTAAGCTCTAACACATCTATTCAAGATACGATAATCAAAATGTTTTTAGAAGATGTAGGATCGGTTTATGTTACAGAAAATCATAGTCTTATCGGATTGGTTTCTAGGAAAGATTTACTAAAAGCTGTCATGGGGAAAATGAATATTGAAGAAATGCCCGTCAGTATGGCAATGACCAGAGTCCCTAATGTTGTCTATGTACTTAGTAATGATTCAGTTGAATACGCGACAAAGAAACTTTTAGCTCATGAAGTCGATAGTTTGCCAGTAATAGACAACAGTGATGGAAAAGGGTCAGAAGGATTAAAAGTAACTGGTAAATTTTCAAAAACATTGATCAGCCGTCTATTCTTAAATGTTATCGAAAATGAAATTTAG
- a CDS encoding metal-sensitive transcriptional regulator — protein sequence MEYDVKIVNRLKRSNGQFQGVLKMIEEGQDCASIVTQLSAVRASIDRATSLIVAGNLIKCVQENIEEGTTGEESVQQAINLLMKSR from the coding sequence GTGGAATATGATGTGAAAATTGTAAACCGTCTAAAACGATCAAATGGCCAATTTCAAGGTGTATTGAAGATGATAGAAGAGGGACAAGACTGCGCATCAATTGTGACTCAGTTATCAGCTGTACGTGCTAGTATCGATCGTGCTACAAGTTTGATCGTAGCAGGAAATTTAATAAAATGTGTACAAGAAAATATTGAAGAGGGTACTACTGGAGAAGAAAGTGTCCAACAAGCCATCAATTTGTTAATGAAAAGTAGATAA
- a CDS encoding rhodanese-like domain-containing protein: MFNSISMQEFEQKWKREKLPLVDVREIDEWQSGHLDGAIHIPLNDLSDAKEKLNKKQEYYVMCYSGARSAMACQQLAREGYKVTNVMGGISAWRGETV; this comes from the coding sequence ATGTTTAATTCAATATCAATGCAAGAATTTGAACAAAAATGGAAAAGAGAGAAACTTCCGTTAGTAGATGTGCGAGAAATAGATGAATGGCAATCGGGTCATTTAGACGGGGCAATCCATATACCTTTAAATGATTTATCAGATGCTAAAGAAAAGTTAAATAAAAAACAAGAATACTACGTTATGTGTTATTCAGGAGCACGTTCTGCGATGGCTTGTCAGCAGTTAGCGAGAGAAGGATATAAAGTAACCAATGTAATGGGTGGTATATCAGCTTGGAGAGGAGAGACCGTATAG